From a region of the Bacteroidota bacterium genome:
- a CDS encoding SulP family inorganic anion transporter — protein MKSKLNSFQNDLYSLKENWSKDMLSGFLVSLIALPLCLGIAGASGFPPIMGVLTAIVGGMVVSIFAGSELTIKGPAAGLIVIVAGCVEELGKGNQELGWHLTLGVIVVAAVVQIILGAIKVASVVDFFPLSAVHGMLAAIGIIIISKQFHFAVGIAPSELKGKEPLDLLLMIPHSITHLTPQIAIIGGISLAILLGLPYINNKLVKRIPPALLVLIVGVILDKLFSLDSDTYKNLKPLVNPGTLSLSWNASFDALSSDTIGIFIKYVIMFAVIGSLESLLTGKAIDLIEVKKRKSDLSKDLVAVGIGNIISGLLGGLPMISEVARSSANINNGGQTRWANFFHGVFLLLFVVLVAPLIKLIPVASLAAMLIFVGIKLASPKEFKHVYHIGKEQIVIFLITIIVTISTDLLLGIAAGILVKFISHIIHGASIKSLFKAEVSVTTTGNEYCVSLKGSGVFSNWLLTHKKLLEIPSSKTIILDVNDAKFLDHTFMENLYRFIDEYELQDGKFKIIGLESFKELSKAKTCARVNLSI, from the coding sequence ATGAAATCGAAATTAAACTCTTTTCAGAATGACCTATACTCGTTAAAAGAAAACTGGAGCAAAGATATGCTCTCTGGGTTTCTTGTATCACTAATAGCACTTCCATTATGCTTAGGAATTGCAGGTGCCAGCGGATTTCCTCCTATCATGGGGGTTTTAACTGCAATCGTTGGAGGTATGGTAGTATCCATATTTGCCGGATCAGAACTAACAATAAAAGGACCGGCAGCAGGATTAATTGTTATTGTAGCCGGCTGTGTAGAAGAATTAGGCAAAGGAAACCAAGAACTTGGCTGGCACCTTACACTTGGAGTAATAGTTGTTGCAGCTGTTGTACAAATTATACTTGGCGCTATAAAGGTTGCATCCGTAGTAGATTTTTTTCCACTCTCAGCAGTACATGGAATGCTTGCTGCTATTGGAATTATTATTATCTCAAAACAATTTCATTTTGCAGTTGGAATTGCACCCTCTGAATTAAAAGGCAAAGAGCCATTAGATTTATTACTAATGATTCCACATAGCATCACGCACCTTACTCCTCAAATTGCAATTATAGGAGGAATAAGTTTAGCAATTCTATTGGGCCTTCCATATATTAACAACAAACTAGTAAAACGAATACCACCGGCACTACTGGTTCTAATAGTTGGTGTTATTCTAGATAAATTATTTTCATTAGACTCCGACACTTATAAAAATTTAAAGCCTCTTGTCAACCCCGGGACTTTATCTCTTTCATGGAATGCAAGTTTTGATGCATTATCAAGCGATACAATCGGAATTTTCATAAAGTATGTAATTATGTTTGCAGTAATTGGAAGCTTAGAATCGCTACTTACTGGAAAAGCCATTGATTTAATCGAAGTAAAAAAAAGAAAATCAGACTTAAGTAAAGACTTAGTAGCAGTTGGAATAGGCAATATAATCTCAGGATTATTGGGCGGCCTGCCAATGATATCGGAAGTAGCACGAAGCTCTGCAAATATTAACAATGGAGGTCAAACTAGGTGGGCTAACTTTTTCCATGGTGTATTTCTTTTGTTGTTTGTTGTTTTAGTAGCTCCACTTATAAAACTAATTCCGGTTGCTTCCTTAGCTGCAATGCTCATTTTTGTTGGAATTAAGTTGGCATCGCCAAAAGAATTCAAACATGTGTATCATATAGGAAAAGAACAAATAGTAATTTTTCTCATAACAATAATCGTTACAATCTCTACAGATTTACTGCTTGGTATAGCTGCAGGGATATTAGTAAAATTCATTTCCCACATTATTCATGGCGCATCTATTAAAAGCTTGTTTAAAGCTGAAGTATCAGTTACTACAACTGGAAACGAGTACTGTGTTTCGTTAAAGGGATCAGGTGTTTTTAGTAATTGGCTACTAACACATAAAAAACTACTTGAAATTCCATCCTCCAAAACAATCATACTAGATGTAAATGATGCGAAATTCTTAGATCATACTTTCATGGAAAACCTATATCGCTTTATTGATGAGTATGAATTACAGGATGGAAAATTTAAAATAATCGGACTAGAGAGCTTCAAAGAATTATCAAAAGCCAAAACCTGCGCACGAGTAAACTTATCTATTTAA
- a CDS encoding DUF2309 domain-containing protein: MLPDIENQTTERAVSFKLSETIHSLKHYLPAQAPLKDFIHHNTLHAFQHLNFIDGISRASEIFGYKVTLGIEEYRNLYQSKRINHNVLEKIIRSKKGEENLIKWLNKCITKPYKTSNTARIGKLRANWKLFYKIDLDSLVHPILFRIICSYLDQGISIWNFPIQGIGFIDSIKALEKNSFTSFFKTKLAKELLLSTNCSIPELLNKLVGNESLYEQYLFDQQFEHQGWSGMVSAIENQPETLLDTKKISLHDFILFELLLEIDNLTFLLGNDWNCLSKITSELPDSLFKPSVKTELVEVSEIWQEAFEWTYYDQVLAGIKSSNTENTTHVKDATFQALFCIDDRECSFRRYLENFDTSCETFGTPGFFSVDFFFKPEHGKFHTKLCPAPITPKHLIKELETNKQLEEDVHFTKHSHKLFHGWLISQSLGFWSAFKLFLNIFKPSISPATASSFKHMEQISTLTIENKSITDIEDGLQIGFTIDEMTDRVERLLRSIGLVNNFAPIVYIVGHGASSVNNPHYAAYDCGACSGRPGSVNARIICHMANHTEVRKTLEQKGVVIPETCQFIGGIHDTTRDEIIFFDESSLSIKNKELHLKNKNTFNKALDFNARERSRRFELLDTSLSEKVIHEKIKIRSVSLFEPRPELNHATNALCIVGRRALTKQLFLDRRSFLNSYDYRIDPEGNYLLGILNAAAPVCGGINLEYYFSRVDNQKLGAGTKLPHNVMGLFGVANGIDGDLRPGLPSQMIEVHDPIRLLIIVEHFPDVILNTIKKSESTYEWFINKWIHLVAINPDTKEQFVFKNGTFTSYQLTGEKIKSVRDITPLLASNQENFPVYQIN, from the coding sequence ATGCTACCAGATATTGAAAATCAAACTACAGAAAGAGCTGTTTCATTTAAACTTTCCGAAACAATACACTCTCTGAAACATTATTTGCCAGCGCAAGCTCCATTAAAAGATTTCATACATCATAATACGTTACATGCTTTTCAGCATTTAAATTTTATTGATGGAATAAGTAGAGCTTCCGAAATTTTTGGCTATAAAGTTACATTAGGAATAGAAGAATACAGAAATCTATATCAATCAAAAAGAATAAATCACAATGTACTTGAGAAAATAATACGTTCTAAAAAAGGAGAGGAAAATTTAATAAAATGGCTTAACAAATGTATTACAAAACCATATAAAACTTCAAACACAGCAAGAATAGGAAAACTAAGAGCAAACTGGAAACTATTTTACAAAATAGATTTAGACTCACTAGTACACCCAATCTTATTTAGAATAATATGTAGCTATCTAGATCAAGGAATATCAATTTGGAACTTTCCAATTCAAGGAATAGGATTTATTGATTCCATAAAAGCACTAGAAAAAAACAGTTTTACAAGTTTCTTTAAAACCAAACTAGCTAAAGAGCTTCTACTAAGTACTAATTGCAGCATTCCTGAACTACTAAACAAATTGGTCGGTAATGAGTCGTTATACGAACAGTATCTATTCGACCAACAATTTGAACATCAGGGCTGGTCGGGAATGGTATCTGCAATAGAAAATCAACCCGAAACGCTTCTAGACACAAAAAAAATATCACTGCACGACTTTATACTTTTTGAGTTACTACTAGAAATTGACAATCTAACATTTCTATTGGGTAACGACTGGAACTGCTTAAGCAAAATAACTTCTGAGCTACCAGACAGTTTATTTAAACCATCTGTAAAAACAGAACTTGTAGAAGTAAGTGAAATATGGCAAGAAGCTTTTGAGTGGACTTATTACGACCAAGTACTTGCGGGTATAAAATCTTCCAATACAGAAAATACTACGCATGTAAAAGATGCAACTTTTCAAGCACTATTCTGTATTGATGATAGAGAATGTTCGTTTAGAAGATACTTAGAAAATTTTGACACAAGCTGCGAAACATTTGGAACTCCTGGCTTCTTTAGTGTAGACTTTTTTTTCAAACCAGAACACGGAAAGTTTCACACGAAACTATGCCCGGCTCCTATTACACCTAAGCATTTAATTAAAGAATTAGAAACCAATAAACAGCTTGAAGAGGATGTCCATTTTACCAAACACTCACATAAACTCTTTCATGGCTGGCTAATTTCGCAATCATTAGGATTCTGGTCTGCATTCAAACTATTTCTAAATATTTTCAAACCTTCTATAAGCCCTGCAACAGCGTCTTCATTTAAGCATATGGAACAAATCTCAACGCTTACTATAGAAAACAAAAGCATAACTGACATAGAAGATGGACTACAAATTGGATTTACGATAGATGAAATGACAGATAGGGTTGAAAGATTATTGCGAAGCATTGGCTTAGTAAATAACTTTGCTCCGATAGTTTATATAGTTGGGCACGGTGCTAGCAGTGTAAACAATCCTCACTATGCAGCTTATGACTGCGGAGCTTGCTCCGGAAGGCCGGGCTCGGTCAACGCAAGAATTATCTGCCATATGGCAAATCATACCGAAGTAAGAAAAACACTTGAACAAAAAGGAGTTGTTATTCCGGAAACATGTCAATTTATTGGTGGTATTCACGATACAACAAGAGATGAAATTATTTTTTTTGACGAGAGTTCCTTATCCATTAAAAACAAAGAGCTTCACCTAAAAAACAAAAACACATTCAACAAAGCACTTGATTTTAATGCACGAGAAAGGTCTAGAAGATTTGAGCTACTTGACACATCATTGAGCGAAAAAGTAATACACGAAAAAATAAAAATTCGTTCGGTATCCTTATTCGAACCAAGACCAGAACTCAACCATGCGACCAATGCACTTTGCATAGTAGGAAGAAGAGCATTAACCAAGCAGCTTTTTCTTGACAGAAGATCATTCTTAAACTCTTACGATTACAGAATAGACCCTGAAGGAAATTATCTATTAGGAATCCTAAATGCTGCAGCTCCAGTATGTGGAGGCATCAATTTAGAATATTACTTCTCTCGTGTAGACAACCAAAAATTAGGAGCAGGCACCAAGTTGCCCCATAATGTGATGGGCTTATTTGGAGTTGCAAATGGAATTGATGGAGATTTGAGACCGGGTCTTCCAAGCCAAATGATAGAAGTTCACGATCCAATTCGCTTACTAATTATTGTCGAGCATTTTCCTGATGT